In Helicoverpa armigera isolate CAAS_96S chromosome 20, ASM3070526v1, whole genome shotgun sequence, one DNA window encodes the following:
- the Bai gene encoding transmembrane emp24 domain-containing protein bai, with product MELHYLVFVLSVLWHGTDAIMWSLAPNTQKCLKEELHANVLVAGEYEVTEIAGQRVDYIIRDSKDHILSQRDSITKGKFTFVTETYDTFEVCFISKVPPERRGVTQDVMLDIKIGIEAKNYEGIGEAAKLKPMELELKRLEDLSEAIVQDFTLMRKREEEMRDTNESTNNRVLFFSLFSMACLLGLATWQVLYLRRYFKAKKLIE from the exons ATGGAGTTGCATTATCTCGTGTTTGTTTTGAGTGTGTTATGGCACGGTACGGATGCGATCATGTGGAGCCTCGCGCCTAACACACAGAAGTGTTTGAAGGAGGAACTCCACGCGAATGTGCTCGTGGCAGGAGAATACGAAGTCACAGAGATTGCCGGACAGAGGGTCGACTATATT ATTCGCGACTCCAAAGACCACATATTATCACAGCGAGATTCCATAACCAAAGGGAAATTCACATTTGTGACAGAAACTTACGACACATTCGAAGTATGTTTCATATCAAAAGTTCCTCCAG AACGCCGTGGTGTTACCCAAGATGTGATGTTGGATATCAAAATCGGAATAGAAGCCAAAAATTATGAAGGT ATTGGTGAAGCAGCCAAGCTGAAGCCCATGGAATTGGAACTGAAACGACTAGAGGACTTGTCAGAAGCCATTGTTCAGGACTTCACACTCATGAGGAAGAGAGAAGAGGAGATGAGGGACACCaatg AGTCCACAAACAACCGAGTTCTATTCTTCAGTTTATTCTCGATGGCATGTCTCCTGGGTCTCGCCACGTGGCAGGTTCTCTACCTTCGCCGGTATTTTAAGGCCAAAAAACTCATTGAATAG